A window of the Lolium perenne isolate Kyuss_39 chromosome 7, Kyuss_2.0, whole genome shotgun sequence genome harbors these coding sequences:
- the LOC127317194 gene encoding uncharacterized protein, which translates to MVLDLLALMGAFATGSCEDLPTTVYVSVLVTALALYVVYQIFQAWRDEQGPDDPLKFKEHRKELLVLATFATGISFAAGLSPPGGFRDDAEGDNEPGDPILKAQQSQRLMAFFYCNTAAFVASLFVIVLLLGRRMQKYYAMYWFILVVLFGLLGAYAAGSSRKADTTAYVVVLVAAVPVYIFLVMVVKVLLSDKVKNNVSWLRLKKISEGLSAWLQKRGFHQNTSKSPAGALLPTVSDPAAEGIGKAQSLILLLATLAATITYQAGMDPPGGVWPSNAQGPEPPHKAGDPILLSTHPARYKVFFYCNSTAFVASLVVILMVQNTRLMKGHALEVAMILDLFGLIGAYAAGSCRDVSTSIYVMALAGAVLIYVVIHVVFFTLDHQSLTDDEKLRIHKRRKRLLLLAILVATMTYQAGLTPPGGFWTKDGKTPDGHDYSAGSAILGDVSGEYRRRYLAYFYCNSTSFMASMALIIMLVNPNLYRPGIRSYALYVCMVVALFGLMGAYAAGSARQLQTSIYVFVVVGAVVAFIGVQLFVFFKLHQIWSPSNGDADGSSNKANKSSSSRRARPQWLKPSTEESDTSSRRKYLMLLAILAASITYQAGLRPPGGMFEDGDAAGNPVLRVSDLVRYRVFFYCNSASFAASVVVIVLLLQEFLQDDGQVYSLLIYAMNTAIVLDLLGLLGAYAAGSSREWDTSGYVIALTAAVLAFVAVHLVIWLVSDPSKRRKVGSSTPKVLTRSASYPAVVKFSATGRHFV; encoded by the exons GCCCCGACGACCCGCTCAAGTTCAAGGAGCATCGCAAGGAGCTGCTCGTGCTGGCGACTTTTGCCACGGGCATCTCCTTCGCCGCCGGCCTGAGCCCGCCCGGCGGCTTCCGTGACGACGCCGAGGGAGACAACGAGCCCGGAGACCCCATCCTGAAGGCCCAACAGTCCCAGCGCCTGATGGCCTTCTTCTACTGCAACACCGCGGCGTTCGTAGCGTCGCTGTTCGTCATCGTGCTGCTCCTGGGCCGCAGGATGCAGAAGTACTACGCCATGTACTGGTTCATCCTCGTCGTGCTGTTCGGCCTCCTGGGCGCCTACGCCGCCGGGAGCTCCAGGAAGGCGGACACGACGGCCTACGTGGTCGTTCTTGTCGCCGCTGTCCCCGTGTACATCTTCCTCGTCATGGTGGTTAAGGTGCTGCTCTCGGATAAGGTCAAGAACAACGTCTCGTGGCTACGACTCAAGAAGATCTCCGAAGGCCTCTCAGCTTGGCTACAAAAACGAGGTTTCCACCAGAACACGAGCAAATCGCCGGCGGGCGCGTTGTTGCCAACAGTCTCTGATCCTGCGGCCGAAGGCATCGGAAAGGCCCAATCTCTGATCCTGCTGCTCGCCACACTCGCCGCCACCATCACTTACCAAGCGGGCATGGACCCGCCCGGCGGCGTCTGGCCGAGTAACGCTCAGGGGCCGGAGCCACCTCACAAGGCCGGCGACCCGATCCTCCTGTCCACGCACCCCGCGCGCTACAAGGTGTTCTTCTACTGCAACTCCACCGCATTCGTGGCGTCCTTGGTGGTCATCCTCATGGTCCAGAACACGAGACTGATGAAAGGGCACGCGCTGGAGGTGGCCATGATACTGGACCTGTTCGGCCTCATCGGCGCTTACGCCGCCGGGAGCTGCCGTGACGTGAGCACCTCCATCTACGTCATGGCCTTGGCGGGTGCCGTCCTGATCTACGTCGTGATCCACGTCGTCTTCTTCACGCTGGACCACCAAAGCCTGACGGACGACGAGAAGTTGAGGATCCACAAGCGGCGGAAGCGGCTGCTGCTCCTTGCAATCCTGGTGGCCACCATGACCTACCAGGCCGGCCTCACCCCGCCGGGCGGCTTCTGGACGAAGGACGGCAAGACCCCAGATGGCCACGACTACAGCGCGGGGTCCGCGATCCTCGGAGACGTCAGCGGCGAGTACAGGAGGAGGTATTTGGCCTACTTCTACTGCAACTCGACGAGCTTCATGGCGTCCATGGCGCTCATCATCATGCTGGTGAACCCGAACCTGTACCGGCCGGGCATACGATCGTACGCGCTCTACGTTTGCATGGTCGTGGCGCTGTTCGGCCTGATGGGCGCCTACGCCGCCGGGAGCGCACGGCAGCTTCAGACGTCCATCTACGTCTTCGTGGTCGTCGGCGCGGTGGTGGCCTTCATCGGCGTCCAGTTGTTCGTCTTCTTCAAATTGCACCAGATTTGGTCCCCGTCCAACGGAGATGCAGATGGAAGCAGCAACAAGGCGAACAAGTCATCTTCCTCGCGGCGGGCCCGACCACAATGGCTCAAGCCCAGCACGGAGGAGAGTGACACTTCGAGCCGCCGGAAGTACCTGATGCTGCTGGCGATCCTGGCGGCGAGCATCACCTACCAGGCCGGCCTCAGACCGCCGGGCGGCATGTTCGAGGACGGGGATGCCGCGGGGAACCCGGTGCTGCGCGTGAGCGACCTGGTCCGGTACCGGGTCTTCTTCTACTGCAACTCTGCCTCGTTCGCGGCGTCGGTGGTCGTCATCGTCCTGCTGCTGCAGGAGTTCCTTCAGGACGACGGCCAAGTGTACAGCCTGCTAATCTACGCCATGAACACGGCGATCGTGCTGGATCTGCTGGGCCTCCTGGGCGCGTACGCCGCCGGGAGCAGCCGGGAGTGGGACACCTCCGGTTACGTCATCGCGCTGACCGCCGCCGTGCTCGCCTTCGTCGCCGTGCACCTCGTGATCTGGTTGGTGAGCGACCCGAGTAAACGACGGAAAGTGGGCAGTAGCACGCCC AAAGTATTAACGAGGTCTGCCTCGTACCCGGCCGTGGTGAAGTTCAGTGCAACTGGTCGCCATTTCGTATAG